ATTCCATGGGTAGAAGGAGTTGATGGAAACGGTATTGGAGAATTCATTACAGTTGAATTTACAGAACCTGTAATTGAACTTGAACTGATTAATGGATACTCAGATATTAATAACATGAAGCTTTATAAAGAGAATGCCCGTGTAAAAACTTTTAAATTAGAAGATTTGGACAATGATATTACAAAATCGATTTCCTTTGATGATTATGTATATTTCAATAAAGTAATTCTTGAAAAACCAACAACAAAAATTCGACTTACAATTCAAGAAGTATATCCTGGAACAAAATACCAGGATACATGTTTTAGTTCAATTCTGGCAACTTCATACAAACGATACAATACTGACAAAAAGCAAAATGCAGAAACCTTAAAAAAGTTATATAAAAGATCGATGGAAGTAAGTCCTGAAGAATTTTTTAGAATCCAGACAAAACTTGGTTTCTAAGATTTTTTGTACAAGATTATGCAGCGTATCTGGAGTAAAAAATGGAAAAATACATTGGTTATACAATAAAAGAACAGATAAGCTACTTGCTTTGCTTGATTATTATGCCAGCTTTGTCTGTATTTGGATTTGTCGAAAAACTATATCCGGTTGTGGTTTCTATTCTTTTTCTTTGTGCAATTCTCTATGTAATAATAGAAAAAAGATATATCTGGTATAAATATAAAATAGATAATGATTCTCTGATTATAAAAAAATTATTTAGAACGCAAACATATTTATTTGATGAACTGGAGAAAGTGTTAGTATCAGAGAATGCAAGTAAGCCTGTATTTTCATTTAAATTTCCAAAAGAAACAATAAAAGTATTTCATGATAAAAATATAGCTCAACTCCTGGAATACTTTTTTAATAACAGCATTGAAAATATTTACAATAAGAAATTCCTGGAATTTGAAAACTCTAAACGATTTATTCATATTACAGAAAGACATAAAAACACTAAAAGAGATGTATTGTTTATATTTTTGGGTTCATCATTATGCTTTTTAGACCTTTATGTAGAAAGATCTAAAGGCTATTTTATTTATTTATTTCTGGGTATTACAGGTTTGTTAGCTACAATATCATTATTTGCTTTTATTTTGTCATTCAGAAGAATAAAGCATTCGGATCTTGAATATGAATACATAGATAAAGATGGTTTTCACTTTCTGAATCTTTATGTACCATTTTCTGAAATTACAGAAATTAAAAAATTGAGAAAAAGAACAGGGCTATCAAAGTTAAGACTAAAAACAAAAGACAATAAAGAATGGGAAATATCAGTAATCGACTTTGATGGTGATATTTTGTATGAAATGTATTTAGATAAAAAAATAACACGCAATATAACTGTGTAATTGTACAGATAATTTTAGGGGGTGTTACGGGGGCTGGCCCCCGTTAGAAGGGGTGGCGTAAGACCGCTTGCGGGCTGGAGACAGGGGAAGGCTTTCCCCTTCTTAAAAATAAAAAATCTCTTCAAACTTCTTATCCAGCGCAACGCATAAAATCAGGGCGAGCTTTGCGGTAGGGCAGAACTGGCCGGTTTCTATGGAGCTGATTGTGTTGCGCGAAACGCCTACCATTTCTGCGAGTGCATTCTGAGAAAGATTTTTTTCACTGCGGATTTCTTTAAGATGATTTTTTAAAACAAGTGTGTCATTCATTCTAAATCTCCTTAAAGACGGCCGGTCAGCTGCAGAATGAATACTACTGTCAGCAAAATAAAAATGGCAAGATAGCCGAGTGCAACAAAAAGTTCATGCAGTTTTTTCATCTTGAAAAACTTTACGCAAAAAGCAACTGTGAGCATACCGAAGAAAATCATCCAGCACTGAACGCTTACTCGCTTTGTGAATATCCAGCTGAGGATTGAAACAAAAGCACACAATCCGAATGAAGAAAAGAATGCTGCTGTGGCCGCTGTTTTCTGAACCTCTAAATCAAATACGTCTTTATCGTTGTTTTCTTTTCTGCTTTGTTCAAGGATTTCTTCTTTTGTCATTTTTTTTCGCTCCTTATTTATTTGTAATTTTATAGTTTAAAACCTTTTTAGGACAAGTCGAAATGCATTCTCCGCAGAAGATGCATTCGGCGTTGCGAAGCTCGTCACGCTTTACGTCGGCAACTAAATTTTTTACATCAAGACTCATTGGGCACATTTTGTTACAGGCACCGCAGCCAATGCAGTTCTCGCGCTTTGTTTTAATTTTCAGTTGTGGCAGATGAAGCAGACGTCCTGCCTTATACCCCATGATCATAAAGGGTGCCATCCAGCAGATGTAGTGGCAGTTAGCCCGTTTTCCGTGAATAATTACCGGAATCAAAAACAGAATTACAATTCCGTAATATATTACATAACTGTAAATGTTGGAAATTGAAATGCCATGATCAGTCATAAAAAAGGGCTGAATCGTATAGTCGCCTTTTCCCAGTACATTGCAGATAATCACTCCGGAAAGCCATAGTACCCAGATTCCGTATTTGAGATAATTGCGCCAGCCTTGCTTCGGACTTTTTGGAGAGAAGCATTCAAAGCATTCACTCAAACCTCCGGTAGGACAAAGGAAGCCGCACCATAATCTTCCAAAGAACATTCCAAGAATAAACATCAGGGTAAAAACAATAAAGCTTCCGTTTATGATATGCTGCATCGCTGCCATAATGATGAGGTAGGGTGAGAAATAATAAATCGTAATTGGAAAAAGCAGCATTGAGAATGTAATTAAGAATTTGCGGAATGTCTGTAATTTCATAAAATTCCTCCGAAAGTAGTTGCCAAGTATACTTTGCAACTAAGAGTGTTATAACATTGCCAAGTAAACTTGTCAAGATTAACCTTAAAACTTGACACCCTATTCAGTAGGGTGTATATTGTAACCATGACAAGAGAATTCATCATTACAAAAGAATTTGACCGCACCTGGAAAGAATTAGGTTTGAATGATGATGATTTGCGCGAATTGGAAATATATCTTTGCAAGAATCCAGATTGTGGAGATACTTTGGAAGGAACTGGCGGGATTAAGAAATTCCGATGGGCGTTGGAAGGTCGAGGAAAAAGCGGAGGTGCAAGAATTATATATTTGGACATAGTTTTTGCAGAGCATATTTATCTTCTAACAGCTTTTCCCAAAAATGAAAAAGCAAATCTTAGTAAAGCAGAACGAAATCAAATGAAAACCATAATAACAGCTATAAAAAATGCTGAGAAGGAGGCTCAAAATGGCAGAAAATAAAGTATTTGAAAGTATTATGAATGGTCTCTCAGAAAGTCTTGAGTATGCAAAAGGTGATACTTCGAAGGCAAGACGAATGAGTGTTACTGTTGCAGAACTTCCTCAGTATCATGATAAAGAAATAAAACAGATTCGCGAAGATTTAAATCTCACTCAGAAAAACTTTGCTTTTGTGCTTGGGGTTTCTCCTAAAACCGTTGAGGCCTGGGAATCAGGAAGAAATGTTCCTCAGGGAACAGCTCAAAGATTTTTGCAGGTCCTTAGAACAGGTGGAAAAAAATTACTTCAAGATTACAATGTTGTTACGGTAACTATGTAAAATATTTTTACAACTTTCAAAGTCCGCTGTATGTTTACGATTATCTGAAGAATGAAATCAAGACTGGGAAATTGCAATAAGCATTCACGGGAAATTATGAAGAAAATGAAAATCATAAAAATTTTATATCTAATTATAAATATTATAATTTCGTTTTTTACAGTTATTTTTTTACCATTGAATAATTTGACAACACTAATTATAAGATTTTCTTTTTCACAATTTGTACTTTATTATTTTGCGTTTAATTCTATTCTAGGAATTATATTAACAGTTAAAAATAAAAACCATAGCGAAAAGATTAAACTCAGGTGGTTTATTCCATCTGTAATTTTTTTATATATAGGTTTATTATATGTTCGTGCCGTATTTGAATTATTAAATTGGAATTTAGTAAGTATAGGCTCATTAATTCATGATATTTCACTAATTGTAATTTATGCAGGACATTTTTTTTATGTAAGAGAAATGATTCGTATTTACAATAAAGAAATTGTTGCCAAAGTTTATTTTAGTATTATGTATCCTATTTCTGTTGTAGTGCCTATGCTTGCTTGTTTTCTAGTCTTTATAAGGTAGAAGGGATTTAAATTTAAGGGGCGTTGCGGGGGTGTCCCCCGCTAGAAGGGGTGGCGAGCAACGAAGTGCGAGACAGGGGAAGGCTTTCCCCTCCTTGTAACCACTTTCTTATCTCTTTATAATTTACTTTATGAACACAAATCAGTTTGCACGAACCAGACTTACATTCGGAAAAGAGAATATGGAAAAACTCAACAATGCCCATGTGATTGTTTTTGGTATTGGCGGGGTAGGTAGCTATGTTGTTGAGGCTCTTGTTCGTTCCGGGATTGGCGCAATTGATATTGTTGATGATGATAAAATCTGTCTTTCGAATCTGAACCGTCAGCTTTTTGCGTTGCAGTCTACAATTGGCAGAGACAAGGTTGATGTCGCCGAAGAGCGTATTCATGACATTAACCCGGACTGTAAGGTTACTAAATGGAAGACCTTCTACATGCCCGACACTGCCGATCAGTTTGATTTTTCTCAGTATGATTATATTGTTGATTGTATTGATACTGTGACCGGGAAGCTTGAAATCATCACTCGTGCCAAGGCGCTTAAAAAGCCGGTTATCAGTTGTATGGGTGCTGGAAATAAGGTTGACCCGACTAAGCTCAAGGTTGCTGACATCACGCGCACTTCAGTTTGCCCGCTTGCCCGCGTTATGAGAAATGAACTTAAAAAGCGACGCATTAAACGGCTCAAGGTTGTGTTTTCAACTGAAACTGCAATTCCTCCGCAGGTCGATGAAGCTGATCCTGATTTTGAAGATACTTCTGGGAAAACGCCGGAGCGCCAGGGAACTCCAAAAAAACAGACTCCCGGCAGCAATGCTTTTGTGCCTTCGGTGGCAGGAATGATTATTGCGGCAGAGGTTGTA
The Treponema bryantii DNA segment above includes these coding regions:
- a CDS encoding helix-turn-helix transcriptional regulator — protein: MNDTLVLKNHLKEIRSEKNLSQNALAEMVGVSRNTISSIETGQFCPTAKLALILCVALDKKFEEIFYF
- a CDS encoding DUF6442 family protein; its protein translation is MTKEEILEQSRKENNDKDVFDLEVQKTAATAAFFSSFGLCAFVSILSWIFTKRVSVQCWMIFFGMLTVAFCVKFFKMKKLHELFVALGYLAIFILLTVVFILQLTGRL
- a CDS encoding 4Fe-4S binding protein, coding for MKLQTFRKFLITFSMLLFPITIYYFSPYLIIMAAMQHIINGSFIVFTLMFILGMFFGRLWCGFLCPTGGLSECFECFSPKSPKQGWRNYLKYGIWVLWLSGVIICNVLGKGDYTIQPFFMTDHGISISNIYSYVIYYGIVILFLIPVIIHGKRANCHYICWMAPFMIMGYKAGRLLHLPQLKIKTKRENCIGCGACNKMCPMSLDVKNLVADVKRDELRNAECIFCGECISTCPKKVLNYKITNK
- a CDS encoding type II toxin-antitoxin system RelE/ParE family toxin, with translation MTREFIITKEFDRTWKELGLNDDDLRELEIYLCKNPDCGDTLEGTGGIKKFRWALEGRGKSGGARIIYLDIVFAEHIYLLTAFPKNEKANLSKAERNQMKTIITAIKNAEKEAQNGRK
- a CDS encoding helix-turn-helix domain-containing protein; the encoded protein is MAENKVFESIMNGLSESLEYAKGDTSKARRMSVTVAELPQYHDKEIKQIREDLNLTQKNFAFVLGVSPKTVEAWESGRNVPQGTAQRFLQVLRTGGKKLLQDYNVVTVTM
- a CDS encoding tRNA threonylcarbamoyladenosine dehydratase yields the protein MNTNQFARTRLTFGKENMEKLNNAHVIVFGIGGVGSYVVEALVRSGIGAIDIVDDDKICLSNLNRQLFALQSTIGRDKVDVAEERIHDINPDCKVTKWKTFYMPDTADQFDFSQYDYIVDCIDTVTGKLEIITRAKALKKPVISCMGAGNKVDPTKLKVADITRTSVCPLARVMRNELKKRRIKRLKVVFSTETAIPPQVDEADPDFEDTSGKTPERQGTPKKQTPGSNAFVPSVAGMIIAAEVVKDLTQFHVTDLFRE